The following are from one region of the Paenalkalicoccus suaedae genome:
- the gyrA gene encoding DNA gyrase subunit A: MAEEQDQSRVKEINISQEMRTSFMDYAMSVIVSRALPDVRDGLKPVHRRILFAMNELGITADKAYKKSARIVGEVIGKYHPHGDSAVYETMVRMAQDFSYRNMLVDGHGNFGSVDGDAAAAMRYTEARMSKISMELVRDINKDTIDYQDNYDGSESEPIVLPARFPNLLVNGTSGIAVGMATNIPPHHLGEVIEGVLALSRDPEITVMELMEHIPGPDFPTGAEIMGISGIRRAYETGKGSITIRAKAEIDEHNNKPRIIVNELPYQVNKARLIEKIAELVRDKKIDGITDLRDESDRNGMRIVIELRRDANANVLLNNLYKQTALQSSFGINMLALVDGQPKVLSLKETLYHYLEHQKVVIRRRTEFELKKAAARAHILEGLRIALDHLDEVISLIRGSQTTEIARNGLIDRFELSHDQAQAILDMRLQRLTGLERDKIEGEYKELMARIEELEGILADGEKVLEIIREELIDIRDRYADDRRTVISLGEDMFEDEDLIPRQNVVITLSHSGYIKRLPVSTYRSQKRGGRGVQGMGTHDEDFVRHLFVTNSHDHLLFFTNKGKVYRIKGYEVPEQKRTSKGIPIINLLQIEQGEYISAIIPISEFTDSHSLFFMTKQGLAKRTELSAFAKIRRGGLFAINLREGDELHGVRLTNGEQEIITGTKKGMSIRFHEKQVRQMGRTATGVKGITLQEDDEVVGMDIIESDQAVLIVTENGFGKRTPIDEYREQSRGGKGIKTCNITDKNGDVISLKMVHPDHDLMVITTNGVIIRMHVDEISQTGRNTQGVRLIRVGEEEYVSTVARVNIDEEDLEDDELLEGEEESVEATDEAIPTEDSEEDETDTDSEE, translated from the coding sequence ATGGCCGAAGAACAAGATCAATCAAGGGTAAAAGAGATAAATATTAGTCAAGAGATGCGTACATCCTTTATGGATTATGCGATGAGCGTTATTGTAAGTCGAGCATTACCAGACGTACGTGACGGGCTGAAGCCTGTGCACAGACGTATTTTATTTGCCATGAATGAACTGGGTATTACAGCAGATAAAGCCTATAAAAAATCTGCACGTATCGTTGGGGAAGTAATCGGTAAGTATCACCCACACGGTGACTCAGCTGTTTACGAGACGATGGTACGTATGGCGCAGGATTTCAGCTATCGTAATATGCTTGTCGATGGACACGGTAACTTTGGTTCTGTCGATGGCGATGCGGCAGCGGCAATGCGTTATACAGAAGCAAGAATGTCAAAGATCTCGATGGAACTCGTTCGAGACATCAATAAAGACACGATAGACTACCAGGATAACTATGATGGATCCGAATCGGAGCCTATTGTGTTACCTGCTCGTTTCCCAAATCTACTTGTGAACGGAACATCCGGTATCGCAGTAGGAATGGCAACGAATATTCCACCTCACCACTTAGGTGAAGTTATTGAAGGCGTTCTAGCGCTTTCTCGTGATCCAGAGATTACTGTGATGGAATTAATGGAGCATATCCCTGGACCAGATTTCCCTACTGGAGCGGAGATTATGGGTATCTCGGGAATTCGTCGTGCCTATGAGACTGGAAAAGGATCGATCACGATTCGTGCTAAAGCAGAGATTGATGAGCATAACAATAAGCCACGAATTATCGTAAATGAGCTACCTTATCAAGTGAACAAAGCACGTCTTATCGAAAAAATCGCAGAGCTTGTTCGTGATAAAAAAATCGATGGTATTACCGATTTGCGGGATGAGTCAGACCGTAACGGAATGCGCATTGTGATTGAGCTTCGTCGCGATGCGAATGCGAACGTTCTTTTGAATAACTTATATAAGCAAACGGCACTTCAGTCGAGCTTTGGTATTAATATGCTCGCATTAGTAGATGGACAGCCGAAGGTTCTCTCCCTAAAAGAGACGCTGTATCACTATTTAGAGCATCAAAAAGTCGTTATTCGTCGTCGTACAGAGTTTGAGCTTAAGAAAGCAGCGGCACGTGCGCACATTCTTGAAGGTCTACGTATTGCGTTAGATCATCTAGATGAAGTTATTTCATTGATTCGAGGATCTCAGACAACGGAGATCGCACGTAATGGATTAATTGATCGCTTTGAGCTATCACATGACCAAGCTCAAGCGATTCTTGACATGCGTCTACAGCGTTTAACAGGTTTAGAGCGTGACAAGATCGAAGGCGAATATAAAGAGCTTATGGCGCGTATTGAAGAGCTTGAAGGTATTCTAGCTGATGGCGAAAAAGTGTTAGAGATCATTCGCGAGGAATTAATTGATATTCGCGATCGTTATGCAGACGATCGTCGTACGGTTATTTCTTTAGGAGAAGATATGTTTGAGGATGAAGATTTAATCCCACGACAAAACGTCGTTATCACTCTCTCACACTCCGGTTATATTAAGCGTCTCCCTGTATCTACGTACCGTAGTCAAAAGCGTGGTGGACGTGGTGTGCAAGGAATGGGAACGCACGATGAGGACTTCGTTCGTCATCTATTTGTCACGAACTCACACGATCACCTTCTATTCTTCACGAATAAAGGAAAGGTTTATCGCATTAAAGGGTATGAGGTACCAGAGCAAAAGCGTACTTCTAAAGGAATCCCGATTATTAACCTGCTACAAATTGAGCAAGGGGAATATATCAGTGCGATCATCCCGATCTCAGAGTTTACAGATTCACATTCGTTATTCTTCATGACCAAGCAAGGTCTTGCTAAGCGTACGGAACTATCTGCATTTGCTAAGATTCGACGCGGCGGTCTCTTTGCGATTAACCTTCGCGAGGGCGATGAACTGCATGGTGTACGTCTAACGAATGGCGAGCAGGAGATCATCACTGGTACGAAGAAGGGTATGTCGATTCGTTTCCACGAGAAGCAGGTTAGGCAGATGGGCCGAACTGCAACTGGTGTGAAGGGGATTACGCTCCAGGAGGACGATGAAGTAGTCGGTATGGATATTATCGAGAGCGACCAAGCAGTCCTTATCGTAACAGAAAACGGGTTTGGAAAGCGTACCCCAATCGATGAGTACCGAGAGCAATCTCGAGGTGGTAAAGGGATTAAGACGTGTAACATTACCGATAAGAACGGAGACGTTATTTCTCTTAAGATGGTACACCCAGACCACGATCTAATGGTTATTACAACGAATGGTGTTATCATTCGTATGCACGTAGATGAAATCTCGCAAACAGGTCGTAATACACAAGGTGTTCGTTTGATCCGAGTAGGAGAAGAAGAATACGTATCGACTGTAGCACGAGTAAATATTGATGAAGAAGACCTTGAAGACGATGAGCTATTAGAAGGAGAAGAAGAATCTGTAGAAGCGACAGATGAAGCTATTCCTACTGAAGATAGTGAGGAAGACGAAACAGACACTGACTCAGAAGAATAA
- a CDS encoding HD-GYP domain-containing protein, which produces MHVTISELVPGCILSKDVYVKANKPLIKRKTVLTPEHIHVLSIFLVESVHTEPKLVNGASYRPKAVLEESKEERKSPSSLSDQDSFLSRYLRAVHLYKKQFAHWQGGTKLDPYAMREIFLPLYEKEVTKEQLMELHHYSDKDNYISYHAVAVGILSSLVGKKIGLSNAEVIQLGLAGLLADCGMARISFNVFNKASALTKSEYEEVKKHPVVSYRMLEEVPGFSKKAMLGVLQHHEREDGSGYPLSIKSNKLHQYGKIIAVVDAYHAMTVERRYRSKQTPYKVIESLLVDEFGKLDHTIVKEFVSMMLPIAIGQRVRLTNGSKGEIIYLNKELPTRPLIRLDSGEQFDLAGSMNIYIEEVFSNEEQQQAKA; this is translated from the coding sequence ATGCATGTAACAATTAGTGAGCTTGTACCAGGCTGCATTTTATCAAAGGATGTTTATGTAAAAGCAAATAAACCATTAATAAAGAGGAAAACCGTATTAACACCAGAGCATATTCACGTTCTCTCCATTTTTCTTGTAGAAAGTGTTCATACAGAGCCTAAATTAGTAAATGGCGCATCTTATCGCCCCAAGGCTGTACTTGAGGAATCAAAAGAGGAGCGCAAATCCCCGTCCTCTCTATCGGACCAGGATTCCTTCCTAAGCAGATATTTACGCGCCGTTCATCTATATAAAAAACAGTTTGCCCATTGGCAGGGTGGCACCAAGCTAGATCCATATGCAATGCGAGAGATCTTCTTACCTTTATACGAAAAAGAAGTGACGAAAGAGCAACTAATGGAGTTGCATCACTATAGTGATAAAGATAACTATATTTCGTACCACGCAGTAGCGGTAGGAATATTAAGTAGTCTTGTTGGAAAGAAGATAGGGTTATCGAATGCAGAAGTGATTCAATTAGGCTTAGCTGGCCTTTTAGCGGATTGCGGAATGGCTCGTATATCATTTAACGTGTTTAATAAAGCATCGGCACTAACAAAAAGTGAATATGAAGAAGTGAAGAAGCATCCAGTAGTCAGCTATAGAATGCTTGAAGAGGTTCCGGGGTTTTCTAAGAAAGCGATGCTTGGAGTATTGCAGCATCATGAACGAGAAGATGGAAGCGGATATCCTCTGTCTATTAAATCAAATAAGCTACATCAATATGGAAAGATCATTGCAGTTGTAGATGCCTATCATGCAATGACTGTAGAAAGGCGCTATCGATCCAAGCAAACTCCTTACAAAGTGATTGAATCTTTGTTAGTTGATGAATTCGGCAAACTAGATCATACCATTGTTAAGGAATTTGTTTCTATGATGCTCCCAATAGCCATCGGCCAGCGCGTTCGATTAACGAACGGATCTAAAGGAGAGATCATCTATTTAAATAAAGAACTCCCTACAAGACCACTGATTCGTTTAGATAGTGGAGAACAGTTTGACTTAGCAGGCTCTATGAATATCTATATAGAAGAAGTATTTTCAAATGAAGAGCAACAGCAGGCAAAAGCTTAA